CCCTTCTAGAAAGGTGAATCCGTCGATTTGACTTCGACTTGTGCTAGCGTTTTATTTTTAAGATACTTGTTACATAAGAGATGCTGCCACATACCCTACTCTGAAAGAAGGTTAAGCATCCATTTACTCAGAAGACATTTGTTCTTTAACTCTAATACATCAATACCCAACCCTTCCTGATCCTTTGGTCTACACAAAATATTCCACTTAGACAGTCTATATTTATTTTTGTGCTCATCGGATTGCCGGAAAAAATTTGATCTATAAAAATCTAACCTCTTCCTTACCCCAGTTGAAATTTCCAAGAAGGAAAGCATAAACATAGGAAGATTTGTAAGAACGGAATTAATCAGCACCAGCCTATCTCCATAAGACAACAATTTACTCCTCCAACATCCCAATTTTGATGCAAACCGATTTTCAATAGGATTCCACTCCGCATTACGTAGAGTCCAATGATGTACCGGAATCCCCAAGTATTTTAACGACAAGGTTCCGGACTCGCACCCAAAAATATGTCTATATTGGTCCTCCATGTCCTTTGCCTTCCCAAAGCAAAAAAtttcactcttatgaaaattaatttttAAACCGGACAATTGTTCAAATATACAAAGGACTAATTTCATATTAACCGCCTTAGCAATATCGTGTTCCAAAAATAGAATTGTGTTGTCCGCATATTGTAAAATGGATATGCCCCCATCAATCAAATGCGGCAACAAACTTCCCACTTTACCTTCCTCCTTGGCCCTAGAAATCAAAATCGCTAACATATCCGCTACTATGTTAAAAAGGATTGGAGATAATGGATCCCCCTGGCGTAGTCCCTTCCTAGTTTGAAAATTATGGCCTATAACATCATTAATTCTTATTCCAACACTCCCTCCTTGCACAAATTGATTTATTCTATCGCACCAAATAGGATTAAATTCCTTCATACGTAGAACTTGTTGCAGAAAGGGCCATTTAACCTTATCATAGGCCTTTTCAAAGTCTATTTTAAAAATCACCCCATCGAGTTTTTTCCTATGCATCTCATGTATTGTCTCATGGAGAACTACCACTCCTTCTAAAATATGCCTCCCAGGAATAAAAGCTGTCTGAGTAGGTCTAATCACTTTATGAGCTACCTCAGAAATACGATTTATCGCAATTTtagtaaaaaaattaaaactcaCATTAAGCAAGCATATCGGCCTATATTGTTAAATCTGAGTTGCATTCTCCTTTTTAGGCAATAAAGTAATCACTCCAAAATTCAGTTTATACAAAGGTAAATCACCTTTCTGAAAGCTCTCAAATAAAGCCATCAGATCAAATTTAATAACCCCCAATAGTGTTGGTAAAACTCAGCCAACCGTCCGGTCCAGgtgatttattatgttccatctgaAAAATTGCATCATGAACCTCATCCATTGAGTAGTTCGCAATTAACACTCTATTCTCATCCACCGACAATTGTGGAATATCCTCAGTCCTACTTCATCCAATGAGACAGAACTAGGCTTTGGGTTGCCAAACAGCTCTTTGTAATACTCCGAAATATAAACTCTAAGATTATCATCCCTGACTATAGTACCCTCATCTTGTTCAAGTTCATAAATCTTCTTTTTTCTATGTTTACCATTTGCTATGAGGTAGAAATATTTGGTATTATCACCCCCTTCCTGAATATATTTGACTTTAGCTCTTTGTGCCCACTTAATCTCCTCTTCTCTTCAGAGTTTATTTAAACTTTCATTAGCCTTTTTTTAGCTCATCACGCTCACCAATAGATAACGGAACTGTTTCTGCCTTAATATCCAGTGAGTCTATAATGTTCAATAATCGTTCCTTTTCTCTTTTATACTTTCCACTTAAATTTTTAGCCCAACCCCGTAAGAATCGGTGCAAATGCCTAATCTTATTTTACCAAGTTTGAATCGATGTTTTTCCAATAGGGCCAGCCGCCCATTCATTTGCAACTAGTTCATAAAACCCCTCCTGTTCTAACCAAGCTAACTCAAACGAGAAGCGTGGCTTATTACCTATATGTGCCTGAATCCCCGCATCAATCAAAAGCGGGGTATGGTCAGATCCAGAGCGAGACGAAGCCCGGACAGTGACCAGAGGAAATTTTTGTTCCCATTCAACACTCGCAAGCACCCTATCCAATTTTTCATATGTCGGATTTTGTCGTCTACTTGCCCAGGTAAATTGCCTGCCTGACATACAATTTCTCGTAAATTAAGATTCTCAATGATTGCATTAAAGATGAATGGCCAACGGGGATTGAAGTTATCATTACTCTTATCCTCCGGTTTTCTTAAAATATTAAAGTCTCCAGCCAATAACATAGGTAACTTCTCTGTTTCACAAGTCCTAACTAACTCCCCATACACCGGCACAAGTACCCACTCAAACCCGTCAATTTTTGAAGTACGAGCCATTGTGGCGGGACGAGAAGCTCTATCTACGGGGCTGATTAAGCGAGTTGGCGATGGAACTCAGATAAGAACTTGGGAAGATCGTTGGATCCCAGGTACTCTGTCAATGAAACCTATGGGCCGGATGGGCACTCTACCTTTGGAAAAAGTTTCTGATCTGATCATTGCTGGAAGTGGTACATGGAATGTGGATGTGGTTCGGGATAATTTCCTTGCTCCAGATGCGGATGCAATTTTAAATATTCCTTTAAGAGCAAATGGAGGGGAGGATTTTTTGGCGTGGAGCCTAGAGAAGACTGGCATATATTCTGTTAAAACAGCATACCGTGCTCTAATGATTCGGAAAGAGCATCTTGCTCTAGAAGAAGGGACGGTCATGGGAACTTCAACTGCAGAAGAAAATATGTGGAAATCTCTGTGGAAACTACGAGTGCTGCCTAAGATCAGAGTATTTTGGTGGCGGGTGCTAAGGGGTATTTTACCTGACAGTGTTACCCTGAAGCGTAGACATATTAAGGAGATTGGGAGGTGTGAGATTTGTCTTGGCACTGAAGAAGACCTCATGCATGCTCTGATAAACTGCTCACATGCACAAAGGTTCTGGGAAGAAGGTAGGCGGATCTTTGATCTGAAGCTACCTAGGCTTCACCAAAACACCTGGGCAAAGGACATTCTGTGTGACCCCATGTTTAGTGATGACCAAAGGTGCACTATTATCAGTATCATGTATGCAATTTGGTCATCCAGGAATCGATGGGTTCATGATGACGAGGCATATGATCCTATCTTGTCAATGCGCAAGATTAGGGAGGAGTTGTATATGTTAGAAATGCAAGGAAAGAACTCGAAACTTGCAGAGGGACAATGTTGGCGACCACCTGATCCGGGATGGGTTAAAATTAATATAGATGGCGCCATCAATGCACATGAGGGGAAGGGTGGCGGTGGTGGAGTTGTTAGGTCTCACCTGACCTTTCTGGGTGCTTGGAGTAAACCTTTCATTGGAGTGACTGATCCATTGATTGCTGAAGTGTTGGCCTTAAGAGATGGAGTGATCTTCGTGAAACTCCGAGGGTTCTCACATGTGGTGATGGAGATGGACAGTTTGGAGGTAGTTAACCTCTGGTCTTTGCGCCAGGATGATCGTTCCATCGTGGCGCCTATCTTAGATGAAGTTGGGGAGCTGGTTTCTGATTTTGTGTCGTTCTCAGTTCAGCATGTTAGGCGTTCGGCAAATAATTCTGCTCATGTATGTGCGAGACTAGCTTGTACACTTGATCAAACCTGTAGCTGGCTTGATGAAAATCCTAGTTTCTTGTCCAGCAGCCTAAGGGCTGATTGTATTGGAAACCATATTTAATAAAGCTCCCGATATTCTATGCAATTTTTTTTTGAAGTAATAGACAACTTCACACAATAATCACCACTATCAACCCTATTGACCACCAAAGTGGCAGTATTAATACCTACTAGTATTCCTCTGGATCTCCCATGAGGCGGTAAACAAAACCATGCAAATCAAATCCCTACCAATATTGGACGCACTACTTGATCAACCACTGAATTAAGTCTAATAGTAGCAACCTTGGTAAATTTTTTTAAAGCAAACATTAAGGAGACAGATTGATCTGAACTGCTGAATACGAACGGCGTCGTTAACCTTAGGGAGAAGAATGATTTCCCCAAAGTTAATCCGGAACAATTCAAGTTGCCCAGCGTGTACCTCTTGAAACAACTCTACGAGATCATTGGCAGTCTAGCGGGTGATGGTAGCAACTATAACTAAGGAAGAGGGCGAGAGTGAAGTTAGGTTAGGGCAAAGGTATGGATGTGAGCACCGATTAGGGGAGATTGATGGTGGAGTTTCATAATCAGGTGGAAGTCACACGCAGTTGCGGCCGATATAGCAACTATAATTGAGGAAGAGGGCGAGAGTGAAGTTAGGGTTGGGGCAAAGGTATGGGTATGGATATGGGCACTTTCAAGTGGCAGAACATGCGTACAAGGTAGTCAAACTGTATAGCCGATACACTACATATCTTTTTGGCAGAAATATCATATACAAGTTTTTTTTTGACACATACTGTGTCCTTTTTCATTTATAAAAAATAATATTTACATGGTACAAGTAGAAAAGAGGCAAAAGAATTTTTACTACATGCATGATTGAAGTCTTGGCGTTGCCATTGATCAGAACATTGGTCAACTGCAAAATTGtcgggctttgttaattcaaaatcGGGCTCGTCGAGACTTCTATTTAAAAAAACATTGGTCAACTGCAAAATAGTTGACTTGACTCGTATATAGACTccattttcatatgaacactttagAGACATGCATACATTAGAGATTAATTGCTAGAGATGCCACTGAGAGATAATAGCTTGCTGTATTGCATAACTTCATTATGGAAACTACAACTGGATCTCCGATTCCATGGATCCCGGTTTATTAAATTTCAAAATATATTTTTTGTTTCAGACGATGTTTTAAATATTTCGCCATGTACATGTAGATACTAGCAACATCTCTACAACACTTAGGTTACATAAAAGAAAAGCATAGGTGCAGATCAACGAGTTTGTTATTTTTATATAGGATTCAACAAAAGTATATTTATTATAAAATATTACAATTCTGGAGGGAATATATATCCACATTTATGTGTGAGACTTAGTTTTATAATTTCACTCAATACGAGTTTTAGTTAATTTCAAAATTCTGTGATCCTTTCAAACCCTGGTGCCAAAATAACACATGGTTTTATTATCGTCTATAGAAGACGTGAAAGACTGGAAGGTTGCCTTCTCATCAATCAAGTAAAATCCAGGTGTGGCAATACCACATTCGAAACAGCAATTATAATGTTTAAACGGGTTTGGTCTCGTCAAAGAGAACATGGCATGTGTAATTAATCAGGTAGTGGATAAATTATGCAGCGATTGCTCCATGGAAGATAACAGATCACTCACTACATGAAACTCTTTTCTGGTTTGGCCACTAGCCAgctctcgatctccttcttgagcTCAACCTGCAACGCGAATTGCCCCTTCCCGAGCACGACGCACATCCTCTCAAGAACAAGCGCGTTGCGGAACACAAGGCTTGCCAGCGTCCTATGCTGCACGTCATATTGGTAGTTAACCATGTTGATCTCCTTCACGCTGTGCCGCAAGCACGGCATGGAGGATAAGCCCGACTCGTCAGGAACTAGGAGATTGTCGACAACTATGGACCGCTCgtactcttcctcctcctcatcgtcatcatcaagctcttCTAGCCGCCGCCTGTAGGTGATCGGCTCCGCCTTTTGTTTTTGTGGGTTTGTATCCATATACAGCGAGAGAACCTCGAGGTTTGGCGTGTGCTCCAGCATCCTCCGGATCCCATTAACCGAGTCGCTGCTTTGAACGGGTCCCTGTAGCTCGAGCCGCTTTAGATTGGAAAACGTGGGGAACACCGCGAGGAATCCGCTGTCTAGGCCTCGGTGGTGTAGATGCAGGTGCTTCGAGTCCGAGACTTTCTCGAGAAACCTTCTGAACCCGACGAACTCCAACTCATTATTCGGCCTCACTCTGCAAAAGCGGATGGTGCACGAAGCCAATCCCGGCGAGCCGCTCAGGGACAAGAGCGACTCCTCGGGCACTGAGCCGCTGTACTCCAGGGATCTTAGCTCCGAAGCATCAATGATTACCTTGGCAATGTTGTGGCAGCACCGGAGAGCGAATCTCCGGAGGCGCTTGTCGAGGACGGTGAGTCTTTTCAGACGGCTGTTGGCCTCTAGCGTCAGGTCAACGAGGCGTGAGCAGCTCCACACAAGTCTCTGGATCATGTACCCTGAATCGTCGCCGCGGATACCGGTCAGATGTAGCGCCTCGAGGAACGGCAGATCAACCGTCTCGGGTACATTCAGTTTGCAGTGGCTGAGGCACAACGTTCGTATGGCGGTGCAAGAGAAGAGCGCGGTCGGGAGGACATATCCCCACCCCTCATTATCCTTCGTCTCCTTTTCGTCATTGTCTTCGTCTTTGCGGCGTTTGCAGATCGGGCCGATGTGGAAGCGTAGGTCGAGGTGGAGCTCCTCATTGCCGCTTCGACACAGCACGTCGAAGAGCCACTGGTCGACGGCGACCTTGTCCCACCCGCTGCAGCTGTCGAAGGCGAAGCGGAAGCTGCGCAGCGGCACAGGGAGCACGCTGGTGGTGCTAGCGCACCGGttgcggcggcggaggagcgcgGAGCTGATGCAATCGAGGAGTATGCCGCTGCAGCTCCTCCGATCCGCGGCCTCCCAGAAGTAGGTGTACAAGTCGTCCTTACGCTCGCCCTCTACCTCCTCGAAGGAGATGGTGTGCACACTGCAAAAGATGTCGCGCCATCGGCGGCCGAGCATGGCCGCACGACCAGCTTCCTTGGTGGGGAGGAAGGAGAGGACGTGGCCCAGAACGTTGTCAGGGAGATCGCT
This region of Lolium perenne isolate Kyuss_39 chromosome 2, Kyuss_2.0, whole genome shotgun sequence genomic DNA includes:
- the LOC127336760 gene encoding F-box/LRR-repeat protein At4g14103-like, which gives rise to MASPPWKKSSPSRRTDRISDLPDNVLGHVLSFLPTKEAGRAAMLGRRWRDIFCSVHTISFEEVEGERKDDLYTYFWEAADRRSCSGILLDCISSALLRRRNRCASTTSVLPVPLRSFRFAFDSCSGWDKVAVDQWLFDVLCRSGNEELHLDLRFHIGPICKRRKDEDNDEKETKDNEGWGYVLPTALFSCTAIRTLCLSHCKLNVPETVDLPFLEALHLTGIRGDDSGYMIQRLVWSCSRLVDLTLEANSRLKRLTVLDKRLRRFALRCCHNIAKVIIDASELRSLEYSGSVPEESLLSLSGSPGLASCTIRFCRVRPNNELEFVGFRRFLEKVSDSKHLHLHHRGLDSGFLAVFPTFSNLKRLELQGPVQSSDSVNGIRRMLEHTPNLEVLSLYMDTNPQKQKAEPITYRRRLEELDDDDEEEEEYERSIVVDNLLVPDESGLSSMPCLRHSVKEINMVNYQYDVQHRTLASLVFRNALVLERMCVVLGKGQFALQVELKKEIESWLVAKPEKSFM